Proteins encoded in a region of the Streptomyces sp. NBC_00513 genome:
- a CDS encoding chaplin, whose protein sequence is MTYKKALVLAAGVLMAAGVASPAMADSAAEGQAIGSPGVASGNLVQVPVHVPVNVCGNTVNVIALLNPAFGNTCVNA, encoded by the coding sequence AGAAGGCACTGGTGCTGGCCGCCGGCGTGCTGATGGCCGCCGGTGTCGCCTCCCCCGCCATGGCCGACTCGGCCGCCGAGGGCCAGGCCATCGGCTCCCCCGGCGTCGCCTCCGGGAACCTCGTCCAGGTTCCGGTGCACGTCCCGGTCAACGTCTGCGGCAACACCGTCAACGTGATCGCCCTGCTGAACCCCGCGTTCGGCAACACCTGCGTCAACGCCTGA
- a CDS encoding chaplin family protein, producing MRQVLSRQVLGKGMLTAAAASSLLSIATGAAYAHPGAMAEASHSPGVLSGNSVSVPITFAPNVCGNSVDGGAALNPSMGNTCATTTGSDAAHDYERHLSPEHAAMFERYLDERQGGRHAMPQQRDEEPRRQAPRHAAPKHAAPRHAAPRHEEARHEGPRHQGGHGSAEEECDDHPPVGPPNPEPRPQAEHPTAPVPHPAPPAPRPLPQPHPLPGPVAEHPAPKPLPKPVPMPETPAPAQEAPVPLPAPEPEWEQPKTLPAPTPGPSFEDEVTGPPRGSMPVTHPAPAPAPEVVRPADQPPAAPAGDLPVHLPPVPAPAPAPAPVTAQVPALPPMVAVPAPAAVGELADTGAGQQAAAAALATALILGGAILYRRSRFA from the coding sequence ATGCGACAGGTACTGAGCCGACAGGTGCTGGGCAAGGGGATGCTCACGGCGGCGGCCGCCTCCAGCCTGCTGTCGATCGCGACCGGCGCGGCCTACGCGCATCCCGGGGCGATGGCCGAGGCCTCGCACTCACCGGGGGTGCTGTCCGGCAACAGCGTCTCGGTACCGATCACCTTCGCGCCGAACGTGTGCGGCAACAGCGTGGACGGGGGTGCCGCGCTCAACCCCTCGATGGGCAACACCTGCGCCACCACCACCGGCTCCGACGCCGCCCACGACTACGAGCGCCACCTCAGCCCCGAACACGCCGCGATGTTCGAGCGCTACCTCGACGAGCGTCAGGGCGGCCGGCACGCGATGCCGCAGCAGCGGGACGAGGAGCCTCGCAGGCAGGCGCCCCGGCACGCGGCCCCCAAGCACGCGGCACCCCGGCACGCGGCGCCCCGCCACGAGGAGGCCCGCCACGAGGGCCCCCGTCACCAGGGCGGCCACGGGAGCGCGGAGGAGGAGTGCGACGACCACCCGCCGGTCGGCCCCCCGAACCCCGAGCCCCGCCCGCAGGCGGAGCACCCGACCGCCCCGGTGCCCCACCCGGCGCCCCCGGCTCCGAGGCCGCTCCCCCAGCCGCACCCGCTCCCGGGGCCCGTCGCGGAGCACCCGGCGCCGAAGCCGTTGCCCAAGCCGGTCCCGATGCCCGAGACGCCCGCACCGGCCCAGGAGGCGCCCGTACCGCTTCCGGCGCCCGAGCCCGAGTGGGAGCAGCCCAAGACGCTCCCGGCGCCCACCCCGGGTCCGTCGTTCGAGGACGAGGTCACCGGGCCGCCGCGCGGCAGCATGCCCGTGACGCACCCGGCCCCGGCCCCCGCGCCGGAGGTCGTACGCCCCGCGGACCAGCCGCCGGCCGCTCCCGCCGGCGACCTCCCCGTCCACCTGCCGCCGGTACCGGCGCCGGCTCCGGCACCCGCGCCGGTCACCGCTCAGGTCCCCGCCCTCCCGCCGATGGTGGCCGTCCCCGCGCCGGCCGCGGTAGGGGAACTGGCGGACACCGGAGCGGGTCAACAGGCTGCCGCGGCCGCCCTCGCCACGGCTCTGATCCTGGGCGGCGCCATTCTGTACCGAAGGTCCCGTTTCGCCTGA
- a CDS encoding chaplin: MNSAAKKAAVALASAGLAVAGAAGAASADSSAEGAAVGSPGVLSGNLAQVPVHIPVNVCGNSVDVIGLLNPAFGNVCVND, encoded by the coding sequence ATGAACTCTGCTGCCAAGAAGGCCGCCGTGGCCCTGGCCTCCGCTGGTCTCGCTGTGGCCGGTGCCGCGGGCGCCGCTTCCGCCGACTCCTCGGCCGAGGGCGCGGCCGTGGGTTCCCCCGGTGTCCTCTCGGGCAACCTGGCCCAGGTGCCGGTCCACATCCCGGTCAACGTCTGCGGCAACTCGGTCGACGTCATCGGCCTGCTGAACCCCGCGTTCGGCAACGTCTGCGTCAACGACTGA
- a CDS encoding rodlin: MLKKIMTAAAVSAVAIGAGAAAAAPAMAIGNDNGVNTVNGNGASQIYGNQKTSGDLSPQLGLVQGTLNKPCIGLPAKVNAQSLIALLNIGVQDINVLSNPQNQQCTENSTQAKGDEPLSHILDNIPVLSGNASLGS; the protein is encoded by the coding sequence ATGCTCAAGAAGATCATGACCGCCGCCGCGGTCTCCGCCGTTGCCATCGGCGCGGGCGCCGCTGCCGCCGCCCCGGCCATGGCCATCGGCAACGACAACGGCGTCAACACCGTCAACGGCAACGGTGCCTCGCAGATCTACGGCAACCAGAAGACCAGCGGCGACCTGAGCCCGCAGCTCGGCCTGGTCCAGGGCACCCTGAACAAGCCCTGCATCGGCCTGCCGGCCAAGGTCAACGCCCAGTCGCTGATCGCCCTGCTCAACATCGGTGTTCAGGACATCAACGTCCTGTCCAACCCGCAGAACCAGCAGTGCACCGAGAACTCCACCCAGGCCAAGGGCGACGAGCCGCTCTCGCACATCCTGGACAACATCCCGGTCCTGTCCGGCAACGCCTCTCTCGGCAGCTGA
- a CDS encoding vitamin K epoxide reductase family protein has protein sequence MGHMATNTVGVPRQQGRPDTRREDRPDAPGRGLAWLLVLTGAAGVLASWVITLDKFLLLEDPNFKPACSLNPVVSCGSVMKSDQAAAFGFPNPMLGLAAYAVVVCVGMGLLAGARYRGWFWLGLNAGTLFGTVFCGWLMVQSLYEINALCLWCCLAWVATLLMFWAVTAHTVAAGILPAPGPVRGFFTEFGWAPPALHLGVIGMLILTRWWEFWTS, from the coding sequence ATGGGGCACATGGCAACGAACACAGTGGGCGTCCCGCGGCAGCAGGGTCGCCCCGACACCCGACGCGAGGACCGACCCGACGCCCCCGGAAGGGGGTTGGCCTGGCTGCTCGTGCTCACGGGGGCCGCCGGCGTGCTGGCCTCCTGGGTCATCACCCTCGACAAGTTCCTCCTGTTGGAGGACCCGAACTTCAAGCCCGCCTGCAGCCTCAACCCCGTGGTCTCCTGCGGCAGCGTGATGAAGAGCGACCAGGCGGCCGCCTTCGGCTTCCCCAATCCCATGCTGGGCTTGGCGGCGTACGCGGTCGTGGTCTGCGTGGGCATGGGCCTGCTGGCCGGTGCCCGCTACCGGGGCTGGTTCTGGCTTGGCCTGAACGCGGGCACCCTCTTCGGCACCGTCTTCTGCGGCTGGCTGATGGTCCAGTCCCTCTACGAGATCAACGCGCTCTGCCTGTGGTGCTGCCTCGCCTGGGTGGCGACGCTGCTGATGTTCTGGGCGGTCACCGCCCACACCGTCGCCGCGGGCATCCTTCCCGCGCCCGGCCCGGTACGGGGATTCTTCACCGAATTCGGCTGGGCCCCGCCCGCGTTGCACCTCGGCGTGATCGGCATGCTGATCCTGACCCGGTGGTGGGAGTTCTGGACGAGCTGA
- a CDS encoding DUF6227 family protein, which yields MSDPYETTEAHLDRLLGRALNSFDLPDLLVERLGTALAHSSSLSTTHHSPSAGLWRETHWHTYLLADGGSEALWELAYRQEGDRAVRHEVFASKSDLCMAVTRLFGEVPARVARDLAASPSGGGPAGDVASLGALFAAPPPALRHREYTVEQSADHARRVLRRAENADRPGERLAERLRSAYAHQITQAFGGRRSLTSGRDAGFSLYEHAFVLLDGSEVSLWEVEHTATPDGRHMCEVYESETVARGAMELRARVR from the coding sequence TTGAGCGATCCGTACGAGACAACCGAGGCGCACCTCGATCGACTCCTGGGCCGCGCCCTCAACTCCTTCGACCTGCCGGACCTCTTGGTCGAGCGCCTCGGGACGGCGCTCGCTCACAGCTCCTCGCTGTCCACCACGCACCACAGCCCCTCGGCGGGGCTGTGGCGGGAGACCCACTGGCACACGTACCTGTTGGCCGACGGGGGTTCGGAGGCGCTGTGGGAGTTGGCGTACCGGCAGGAGGGTGACCGGGCCGTCCGGCACGAGGTGTTCGCGAGCAAGTCGGACCTCTGCATGGCCGTGACCCGGCTCTTCGGCGAGGTCCCCGCGCGGGTGGCGCGGGATCTGGCGGCATCCCCGTCCGGGGGCGGGCCGGCCGGGGACGTGGCTTCGCTCGGCGCGCTGTTCGCGGCTCCGCCTCCGGCGCTGCGGCACCGGGAGTACACGGTGGAGCAGTCCGCCGACCACGCCCGGCGGGTGCTGCGGCGCGCGGAGAACGCGGACCGGCCGGGCGAGCGGTTGGCGGAGCGGCTGCGGTCCGCGTACGCGCACCAGATCACCCAGGCGTTCGGCGGAAGGCGGAGCCTGACGTCCGGGCGGGACGCGGGGTTCAGCCTGTACGAGCACGCGTTCGTCCTGCTGGACGGCTCCGAGGTCAGCCTGTGGGAGGTCGAGCACACGGCGACCCCGGACGGGCGGCACATGTGCGAGGTCTACGAGAGCGAGACCGTCGCGCGCGGGGCGATGGAGCTCCGCGCGCGGGTTCGGTGA
- the pfkB gene encoding 1-phosphofructokinase yields MILTVTPNPSLDRTYEIPSLGRGDVLRATGDRVDPGGKGVNVSRAVAAAGIRTTAVLPLGGAPGALLAELLGAQGVDVTAVSIAGQTRSNISLAEPDGTLTKINAPGPELAPEESALLLETVRTHDGSPAWIACCGSLPRGLRPEWYAELVTRAHEAGARIALDTSGPALLAALPNRPDVIKPNVHELATAVGRPLATLGDVVDAARELRALGARAVLASLGADGQLLISAEGDHHGTAPAPAAEIRSNVGAGDASLAGFLIAGGAGPEALASALAHGAAAVRLPGSAMPTPADLRPDAVRVTRDLPLDLPLTEPAAVRSV; encoded by the coding sequence ATGATCCTCACCGTCACCCCCAACCCCTCCCTCGACCGGACCTACGAGATCCCCTCGCTCGGCCGGGGCGACGTCCTGCGCGCCACCGGGGACCGGGTCGACCCGGGCGGCAAGGGGGTCAACGTCTCCCGCGCCGTCGCCGCCGCGGGCATCCGCACGACCGCGGTCCTCCCGCTCGGCGGCGCCCCCGGTGCCCTGCTCGCCGAACTGCTGGGCGCGCAGGGCGTGGACGTGACGGCGGTCTCCATCGCCGGACAGACCCGCTCCAACATCTCCCTCGCCGAACCGGACGGCACCCTGACGAAGATCAACGCACCGGGCCCGGAACTCGCCCCGGAGGAGTCGGCGTTGCTCCTGGAGACGGTCCGCACCCACGACGGCAGCCCCGCCTGGATCGCCTGCTGCGGCAGCCTGCCGCGCGGCCTGCGCCCCGAGTGGTACGCCGAACTGGTCACCCGTGCCCACGAAGCGGGGGCCCGGATCGCCCTGGACACCTCCGGCCCGGCGCTCCTCGCGGCCCTCCCGAACCGCCCCGACGTCATCAAACCGAACGTCCACGAACTCGCCACCGCCGTCGGCCGCCCGCTGGCCACCCTCGGCGACGTGGTCGACGCCGCCAGGGAGCTGCGCGCCCTGGGTGCGAGGGCGGTACTGGCCTCCCTCGGAGCCGACGGCCAACTGTTGATCTCCGCCGAGGGCGACCACCACGGCACCGCCCCCGCCCCCGCCGCCGAGATCCGCAGCAACGTCGGGGCGGGCGACGCCTCCCTGGCCGGCTTCCTGATCGCCGGTGGCGCCGGCCCCGAGGCCCTCGCCTCGGCCCTGGCCCACGGCGCGGCCGCCGTGCGACTGCCCGGCAGTGCCATGCCGACCCCCGCCGACCTGCGCCCCGACGCGGTCCGCGTGACCCGAGACCTGCCGCTCGACCTCCCCCTGACCGAACCCGCCGCGGTCCGAAGCGTGTGA
- a CDS encoding MFS transporter, whose amino-acid sequence MSTETAKASPERENGPVPEERNDTLLTDATGASGASEAAAVAAASPADRRRWLALAIVMTAAFMDLVDVTIVNIAIPTMRANFGASTSAIQWITAGYALAFAAGLITGGRLGDIYGRKRVFLIGIAGFTAASLLCGIAANPSMLVASRVLQGAMAALMVPQVLAIIHVTFPPHERGKVFGMFGAIVGLGAVSGPMLGALLTEWNLFDLEWRPIFLINLPVGIAGVLLGRKFITESKAPKALRLDLVGVVLATLALVMLIFPLTHGRENDWPLWGFVCMILSPAVFAGFIAYEKHKIRKDGSPLVELSLFKVKSFAGGIAVQLTFGIATGIFFLVWTLYMQMGLGWSALRAGTTGIPFSIAVSVAAGLSVQKLVPRFGRKVLQAGALTMAAGLLLYIWESDHYGMGIASWQMAAPLVVMGIGMGLIVAPLTDTVLSQVPREHAGSASGLINTTGQMGNALGLGLTSVVFFGLIDDDGVLGAPYVEAFRGALWWVAAVLVLIFAVMFMLPRESVPMDEREGAH is encoded by the coding sequence ATGAGCACCGAGACAGCCAAGGCATCGCCCGAAAGAGAGAACGGGCCCGTACCAGAAGAGCGGAACGACACCCTCCTTACCGACGCAACCGGCGCATCCGGCGCCTCCGAGGCCGCGGCCGTCGCCGCTGCCTCCCCCGCGGACCGCCGCCGCTGGCTGGCGCTCGCCATCGTGATGACCGCGGCCTTCATGGACCTCGTCGACGTCACGATCGTCAACATCGCGATACCCACCATGCGCGCGAACTTCGGGGCGTCCACCAGCGCGATCCAGTGGATCACCGCCGGGTACGCCCTCGCCTTCGCCGCCGGCCTCATCACCGGCGGTCGTCTCGGTGACATCTACGGCCGCAAGCGCGTCTTCCTCATCGGCATCGCCGGTTTCACCGCCGCCTCGCTGCTCTGCGGCATCGCCGCCAACCCCTCCATGCTCGTCGCCTCCCGCGTCCTCCAGGGCGCCATGGCGGCCCTGATGGTCCCGCAGGTCCTGGCGATCATCCACGTCACCTTCCCGCCGCACGAGCGCGGCAAGGTCTTCGGCATGTTCGGCGCGATCGTCGGCCTCGGCGCCGTCTCGGGCCCGATGCTCGGCGCACTGCTCACCGAGTGGAACCTGTTCGACCTCGAATGGCGTCCGATCTTCCTGATCAACCTGCCCGTCGGCATCGCCGGCGTGCTCCTGGGACGCAAGTTCATCACCGAGTCCAAGGCCCCGAAGGCGCTGCGCCTCGACCTGGTCGGCGTCGTGCTCGCCACCCTCGCCCTGGTCATGCTGATCTTCCCGCTCACCCACGGCCGGGAGAACGACTGGCCGCTGTGGGGCTTCGTCTGCATGATCCTCTCGCCGGCGGTCTTCGCGGGCTTCATCGCCTACGAGAAGCACAAGATCCGCAAGGACGGCTCCCCGCTCGTGGAACTGTCCCTGTTCAAGGTCAAGAGCTTCGCGGGCGGCATCGCCGTCCAACTGACCTTCGGCATCGCGACCGGCATCTTCTTCCTGGTCTGGACGCTGTACATGCAGATGGGCCTCGGCTGGAGCGCCCTGCGCGCCGGCACCACCGGCATCCCCTTCTCGATCGCAGTCTCGGTCGCCGCGGGCTTGTCCGTACAGAAGCTCGTACCGCGCTTCGGCCGCAAGGTGCTCCAGGCCGGCGCGCTCACCATGGCCGCGGGTCTGCTCCTCTACATCTGGGAGTCCGACCACTACGGCATGGGGATCGCCTCCTGGCAGATGGCCGCCCCGCTGGTCGTCATGGGCATCGGCATGGGCCTGATCGTCGCGCCGCTGACCGACACCGTGCTCTCGCAGGTGCCGCGCGAGCACGCCGGCTCGGCCTCGGGCCTGATCAACACCACCGGTCAGATGGGCAACGCGCTGGGCCTCGGCCTGACCTCGGTCGTCTTCTTCGGGCTCATCGACGACGACGGGGTCCTCGGCGCCCCGTACGTCGAGGCCTTCCGCGGTGCGCTGTGGTGGGTCGCGGCGGTCCTGGTCCTGATCTTCGCGGTGATGTTCATGCTCCCGCGCGAGTCGGTCCCGATGGACGAGCGAGAAGGCGCCCACTAG
- a CDS encoding YafY family protein: MNDTPARLLTLLSLLQTPREWPGSELAERLRVSARTIRRDIDRLRELGYPVEASLGSEGGYRLVAGAAMPPLLLDDEEAVAIAVGLRAGAGHAIEGIEEASVRALAKLEQVLPSRLRRRVSALQSATVAVSRGDGATVDPRTLTTMAAAVAGPERLRFGYRARDGAATRRLVEPYRLVSTGSRWYLVAYDLEREDWRTFRVDRVSEPFATGARFAARVLPMEAEEFVRRGLRGGETYRVEVTFAATVDALPGWLREDAVEERGGCRVRFDTGEAPEWVAARLALTGLGFAVREPAALADSARGLAERLSAAAGA; this comes from the coding sequence ATGAACGACACCCCGGCGCGGTTGCTCACCCTGCTGTCCCTCCTTCAGACACCGCGCGAATGGCCCGGGAGCGAGCTCGCCGAGCGCCTGCGCGTGAGCGCCCGCACGATCCGGCGGGACATCGACCGGCTGCGGGAGCTGGGGTACCCGGTGGAGGCCTCGCTGGGCTCGGAGGGCGGATATCGGCTGGTGGCGGGCGCGGCGATGCCCCCGTTGCTCCTGGACGACGAGGAGGCCGTGGCCATCGCGGTGGGGCTGCGGGCGGGTGCCGGGCACGCGATCGAGGGGATCGAGGAGGCGTCCGTACGGGCCCTCGCGAAGCTCGAACAGGTCCTGCCGTCGCGGCTTCGCCGCCGGGTGAGCGCGCTCCAGTCGGCCACGGTCGCGGTGTCCCGGGGCGACGGGGCGACGGTGGATCCGCGGACCCTGACGACGATGGCGGCCGCGGTGGCGGGTCCGGAGCGGCTGCGGTTCGGCTACCGGGCCCGCGACGGCGCGGCCACGCGGCGGCTGGTGGAGCCGTACCGGCTGGTGAGCACCGGCAGCCGGTGGTACCTGGTGGCCTACGACCTGGAGCGCGAGGACTGGCGGACGTTCCGGGTGGACCGGGTGAGCGAGCCGTTCGCGACGGGGGCGCGGTTCGCCGCGCGGGTGCTGCCGATGGAGGCGGAGGAGTTCGTGCGGCGCGGGCTGCGGGGCGGGGAGACGTACCGGGTGGAGGTGACCTTCGCGGCGACGGTGGACGCCCTGCCGGGCTGGCTGCGGGAGGACGCCGTGGAGGAGCGGGGCGGCTGTCGGGTGAGGTTCGACACCGGGGAGGCGCCCGAATGGGTGGCGGCGCGGCTGGCGCTGACGGGATTGGGGTTCGCGGTACGGGAGCCGGCGGCGCTGGCGGACAGCGCGCGGGGGCTCGCGGAGCGGCTGAGCGCGGCGGCCGGGGCGTAG